Proteins encoded together in one Chitinophaga varians window:
- a CDS encoding TonB-dependent receptor domain-containing protein, which translates to MNTKNLLISIYSFLLLLLVSATTLAQETSGGLSGKVQDGQGQALPGATIIAVHEPSGTRYPAISDPGGRYHLLGMRIGGPYTVTVTMMGMSPQQYQNVTVRLGEPQQLNVVLNDDRKQLSEVVVKGAKTGPKANNYGAGQNINRSQINNMPTVSRSIQDITRMVPQGSKDNSFGGSNFRYNNVTIDGAINNDAIGFSPSMGGQSGTSGQPGSSTRTNPVSLDAIEDMQVYLAPFDVKIGNFTGGSVNAVTRSGTNTLTGSVYAFGRTAAMIGKNKIGNGDKMNSDFKDYQAGIRLGFPIIKNKLFFFTNEEITRRTDPAQLLAGKEETARILTEKDADDIRQATIKRYGDIFDPGTAGLYNSSSESNKFFNRIDWNINDKHQLSIRNNTITSSAINMDRDQQDFRFSSMAFKQTNNQSSTVAELKSRFNNSWSNSFVAGYSTVHDYRDPLSDPTLPQVQIMGRTPGTTIYLGTDREASVFNMKQRTIEITDNLTWSKGKHTVLMGTHNELYHIDYGFVNSWNGRVDYLSIDDYLRNTPYRVRGSYNYTNNNRDYILNNPGAVFNVNLYSVYIQDAIHVTDKLTVTPGLRADYTDLPTKPELSDKVTNAIADPYFGTSYHYTPLNRIQNRYFGKVQISPRLGFRYDWLGDQSLIVRGGIGMFTGRIPFAWLAYAYYNNGVNYGSFDQKADQKPFTPGSDAIKPGKNGIADFIEKNGTVINERNAGKTQVDLIDNDFVMPKILRASIAIDRTTASQWKFGVEGMVTKSIKEVFFQQVNVTDNPKYYPYDKERQQPVYSGSIDPHFSNAYMLSNTNKGFRFSITGTVSKTFTSGLFLSGAYTYGQSKDAFNGIRNSMESNWQLNQALSPNNAPLAYSNFDIRHRFVVNSSYRKAWNATWVSTISLFFSAQSGSPFTYGVVNNSVQGLPQQVSLAYIPQATEAVQIFKDYTSNGRQVTAAEQAEAFNRFIDGNKYLSSRRGNFTERNMGRTPWNVQADLHFAQEFHLRKLKTHFITFTADVVNLTNLLNRNWGVSYFSPNTFNSTASVGLTPALFPPEQNKGGMPVYTFSDPGTPYSIDYFGSRYQVQLGLRYTF; encoded by the coding sequence ATGAACACAAAAAATTTACTTATATCGATATATTCTTTCCTGCTGCTCCTGCTGGTATCCGCTACCACCCTGGCACAGGAGACCTCCGGCGGCCTCTCCGGAAAAGTGCAGGACGGACAGGGACAAGCCTTGCCCGGCGCCACTATCATCGCCGTGCATGAGCCTTCCGGCACGCGCTATCCCGCCATCTCCGATCCCGGCGGACGCTATCATCTGTTGGGCATGCGCATCGGCGGTCCCTATACCGTTACTGTTACCATGATGGGCATGTCGCCACAGCAATACCAGAACGTCACCGTACGGCTGGGAGAACCACAGCAACTGAATGTGGTGCTGAACGACGACCGTAAACAACTTTCGGAAGTAGTGGTGAAAGGCGCGAAAACAGGGCCTAAAGCCAACAATTACGGCGCCGGTCAGAACATCAACCGCAGCCAGATCAACAACATGCCTACGGTGAGCCGCAGTATTCAGGATATCACCCGCATGGTGCCACAAGGCAGCAAAGACAACAGCTTCGGCGGTTCCAACTTCCGCTACAATAACGTGACCATCGACGGCGCCATCAACAACGATGCGATAGGCTTCAGTCCGTCCATGGGCGGACAAAGCGGCACTTCCGGCCAGCCTGGCAGCAGCACCCGTACCAACCCCGTTTCCCTGGATGCGATCGAAGACATGCAGGTATATCTTGCTCCCTTCGACGTGAAGATCGGCAACTTCACCGGCGGCAGCGTGAACGCCGTTACCCGCAGCGGTACCAATACCCTCACCGGCTCAGTATATGCCTTTGGTCGTACCGCCGCCATGATCGGCAAAAACAAAATCGGCAACGGGGATAAAATGAACAGTGACTTTAAAGACTATCAGGCAGGTATCCGCCTTGGGTTCCCTATCATCAAAAACAAACTGTTCTTTTTTACCAATGAAGAAATCACCCGCAGAACAGATCCTGCACAGCTTCTGGCCGGTAAGGAAGAAACGGCCCGCATCCTCACTGAGAAAGATGCCGACGATATCCGCCAGGCGACCATCAAACGCTATGGTGATATCTTCGACCCCGGTACCGCGGGATTGTACAATTCCTCTTCCGAGTCAAATAAATTCTTTAACCGCATAGACTGGAACATCAACGACAAACACCAGCTGTCTATCCGCAATAATACCATTACTTCCAGCGCCATCAACATGGACCGCGACCAGCAGGATTTCCGTTTCAGCAGCATGGCCTTTAAACAAACGAACAATCAAAGCAGCACGGTAGCGGAACTGAAAAGCCGGTTCAATAACTCCTGGTCCAACAGCTTCGTGGCCGGTTACAGCACTGTACACGACTACCGTGATCCGCTCAGTGATCCAACGCTGCCACAGGTACAGATCATGGGCCGCACACCGGGTACCACCATCTATCTGGGCACCGACAGGGAAGCGTCTGTCTTCAATATGAAACAACGCACCATCGAGATCACTGATAACCTCACCTGGAGCAAAGGCAAACATACTGTACTGATGGGTACGCACAATGAGCTGTACCATATCGACTATGGCTTTGTAAACTCCTGGAATGGCCGTGTGGACTATCTGAGCATCGATGACTACCTGCGCAATACGCCTTACCGTGTAAGAGGAAGTTATAACTACACCAACAACAACCGTGATTATATCCTGAACAACCCGGGAGCGGTGTTTAATGTAAACCTGTACAGTGTGTACATTCAGGATGCTATCCACGTAACAGACAAACTGACCGTCACGCCCGGTCTGCGGGCTGACTATACCGATCTGCCAACCAAACCTGAACTGAGTGATAAAGTAACCAACGCCATCGCTGATCCTTACTTCGGTACCAGCTACCACTACACGCCACTGAACCGTATACAAAACAGGTATTTCGGAAAAGTGCAGATCTCTCCCCGTTTAGGTTTCCGTTATGACTGGCTGGGTGACCAAAGCCTGATCGTACGTGGCGGCATAGGGATGTTTACCGGCCGTATCCCTTTCGCATGGCTGGCTTACGCCTACTACAACAACGGCGTGAACTACGGTTCCTTCGACCAGAAAGCTGATCAGAAACCGTTTACACCCGGCAGCGACGCCATCAAGCCCGGTAAGAACGGTATCGCTGATTTTATCGAAAAGAATGGCACCGTGATCAACGAGCGCAACGCCGGCAAAACACAGGTCGATCTGATTGATAATGATTTTGTGATGCCGAAGATCCTGCGTGCCAGCATTGCTATTGACCGCACTACCGCCAGCCAGTGGAAGTTTGGCGTGGAAGGCATGGTGACCAAAAGCATCAAAGAGGTGTTTTTTCAACAGGTAAATGTGACCGATAATCCGAAGTATTATCCTTATGATAAAGAACGTCAGCAACCTGTCTATTCCGGTAGCATCGATCCGCATTTTTCCAACGCATATATGTTGAGCAATACCAATAAAGGTTTTCGCTTCAGCATCACCGGCACTGTCAGCAAAACTTTCACCAGCGGGTTGTTCCTGTCTGGCGCTTATACCTACGGACAAAGTAAAGATGCATTCAATGGCATCCGTAACTCCATGGAATCCAACTGGCAGTTGAACCAGGCATTAAGCCCCAACAATGCGCCGCTGGCTTATTCCAACTTCGATATTCGTCACCGTTTTGTGGTGAACAGCAGTTACCGCAAAGCCTGGAATGCTACCTGGGTAAGCACTATCAGCCTTTTCTTCAGCGCGCAGTCTGGTAGTCCGTTTACCTACGGTGTGGTAAATAACAGTGTGCAGGGATTGCCTCAACAGGTAAGCCTGGCTTATATTCCACAGGCAACAGAAGCTGTACAGATCTTTAAGGACTATACCAGCAACGGTCGGCAGGTAACTGCTGCCGAACAGGCGGAAGCCTTTAACCGCTTCATTGACGGTAACAAATACCTGAGCAGCAGAAGAGGCAATTTCACCGAAAGAAACATGGGGCGTACGCCATGGAATGTGCAGGCAGACCTTCACTTCGCACAGGAGTTCCATCTGCGTAAACTGAAAACACACTTCATCACTTTTACTGCGGATGTGGTGAACCTGACCAACCTGCTGAACCGTAACTGGGGTGTGAGCTATTTTTCACCCAATACCTTTAACTCCACTGCCAGCGTTGGTTTAACACCGGCGTTATTCCCTCCGGAACAAAACAAGGGCGGTATGCCGGTGTATACCTTCTCTGATCCGGGTACGCCTTATTCCATTGACTATTTCGGTTCCCGTTACCAGGTACAGCTGGGACTGCGTTACACTTTTTAA
- a CDS encoding fasciclin domain-containing protein, translating into MNTTILSGRYFSGRLVMIGLSLLMAGACKKDDDNGPQKGNDRLMEVVMDNFNLSKFKAAVDRSSMNDVLTSTGPLTVLAPSDGAFTNAGYPKPIDVASASLPFMVKMTGYHILNGNYDLNKMPYLFNQEIRTYNGGRLYVTRWIKDNDTVLTVNGSRVLATGMKASNGTLQVIDRVLEPYLYETLGEAVSADPSLSLFTHALQRSGLSALLKGKGPYTVYAANNAAMQAYGYSTLEQIEAADPAVMAALVRYHIAADRRFVYDYILSTGKSAATTQTMLDDNNVNIRLVPDPQAPGLYSGITLQGPGNQAPVPLIKQNIITGNGVMHVIGQVLKITR; encoded by the coding sequence ATGAACACAACAATATTATCCGGTAGATATTTTTCCGGCCGTCTGGTGATGATCGGGTTGTCTTTACTTATGGCAGGAGCCTGTAAGAAAGACGACGATAACGGTCCGCAAAAAGGGAACGACCGCCTGATGGAAGTGGTGATGGATAACTTCAACCTCAGCAAGTTCAAGGCAGCGGTAGACCGTAGCAGCATGAACGATGTACTGACCAGCACCGGCCCGTTGACCGTGCTGGCACCGTCTGACGGGGCCTTTACCAACGCTGGTTATCCCAAACCAATTGACGTCGCGTCTGCCAGTCTGCCGTTTATGGTGAAAATGACGGGTTATCATATTCTCAATGGTAACTACGATCTGAATAAAATGCCCTACCTGTTCAACCAGGAAATACGCACCTATAACGGCGGCAGGCTGTATGTTACCCGCTGGATAAAAGACAATGACACCGTACTGACCGTCAACGGCAGCCGAGTGCTGGCCACTGGCATGAAAGCCAGCAACGGCACCCTCCAGGTGATTGACCGGGTATTGGAACCCTATCTGTATGAAACACTGGGAGAAGCTGTCTCCGCTGATCCCAGCCTGAGCCTGTTCACCCATGCCTTACAACGTTCTGGTTTATCCGCTTTGCTGAAAGGCAAAGGTCCCTATACCGTGTACGCTGCCAATAACGCTGCCATGCAAGCCTATGGTTATAGCACGCTGGAACAGATTGAGGCCGCTGATCCGGCGGTGATGGCCGCTTTGGTGCGTTATCACATTGCGGCCGACCGCCGTTTTGTATACGATTACATCCTGAGCACCGGCAAATCTGCTGCCACCACACAAACCATGCTCGATGATAATAACGTGAACATACGATTGGTACCCGATCCGCAGGCCCCTGGACTGTACAGCGGCATCACCCTGCAGGGACCGGGCAACCAGGCTCCTGTACCACTGATTAAACAGAATATTATTACCGGTAACGGTGTAATGCATGTCATCGGTCAGGTATTGAAAATAACACGGTAA
- a CDS encoding fasciclin domain-containing protein, with the protein MRHSITTLIAALLMVFTACKHDKLEFDQELKNYRPAADFLKNNYDLSIFYAAVERAGMTAELNGPGPFTILAPTNRAFNEMGIMSVNDWAKMPVEKVKLMVQMHVLPRRLQETDLADNSVDVRFKTLAGKEILVTMATKNFPNDRNDLYFHGCFTELKNVVLTNGTLHVLQQVIKYTPGTVQEILSQHEEYSVFVGALKRFGLWDQLKEAGPWTILAPTNDALKAQGLDEQYIATLDPEKIFIGRLFGCYILYNQHYFFSDFRAFYMMNSANYILLKLYDDPYQREIYVSDGLENGVRKTSYVVSLRLDRNTLPVGVVTVQRRGVMDYSADNGVVHQLDGLLAKPADAVRK; encoded by the coding sequence ATGAGACATTCCATTACCACCTTAATAGCGGCACTCCTCATGGTGTTTACGGCCTGTAAACATGACAAACTGGAGTTTGACCAGGAGTTGAAGAATTACCGTCCTGCTGCTGATTTTCTGAAGAACAACTATGACCTGAGTATTTTTTATGCTGCTGTTGAACGGGCGGGCATGACCGCAGAACTGAACGGCCCCGGCCCATTTACCATACTGGCGCCTACCAACAGGGCCTTTAATGAAATGGGGATCATGAGCGTGAATGACTGGGCTAAAATGCCGGTGGAAAAAGTGAAACTGATGGTCCAGATGCATGTACTGCCACGCAGGCTACAAGAAACCGATCTCGCAGACAATTCAGTGGATGTACGTTTTAAAACACTGGCCGGAAAGGAGATACTGGTGACCATGGCCACCAAAAATTTTCCCAACGACCGGAACGATCTTTATTTCCACGGTTGTTTCACAGAGCTGAAGAATGTCGTGCTGACAAACGGAACGTTGCATGTGTTACAACAGGTAATCAAATATACACCGGGCACCGTGCAGGAAATACTGTCACAGCATGAAGAATACAGCGTGTTTGTTGGCGCCCTGAAACGTTTCGGTTTATGGGACCAGCTGAAGGAAGCGGGGCCCTGGACTATCCTGGCGCCCACCAACGATGCGCTGAAAGCGCAAGGGCTGGATGAACAGTACATCGCCACGCTGGACCCTGAGAAGATTTTTATAGGCCGCCTGTTCGGGTGTTACATCCTGTATAACCAGCATTATTTCTTTTCCGATTTCCGGGCGTTTTATATGATGAACAGCGCCAACTATATACTGTTGAAACTCTATGATGATCCCTATCAACGGGAGATATATGTTAGTGATGGACTGGAAAACGGTGTCCGGAAGACTAGTTACGTGGTTTCCCTGCGGCTTGACAGGAACACGCTTCCCGTTGGTGTCGTGACAGTACAACGCAGAGGTGTTATGGATTACAGCGCGGACAATGGTGTTGTCCATCAGCTGGATGGTTTGTTGGCGAAGCCGGCAGATGCTGTCAGGAAATAA
- a CDS encoding SDR family NAD(P)-dependent oxidoreductase, with amino-acid sequence MFKDKTVLITGGNSGIGYATAKQMQESGARVIITGRRKDAVAQAASALNVNGFVADQSSLPAIEKLVAEVAAQYGRIDLLLINAGITKLASIESMTEELFDEMMNVNFKGAYFTLSRFAPILNDGASVVLLSSTSAIISPPGASVYAASKAAINAVVKIAALELASRKIRVNAVSPGPVATEIMQKIELNNDMEARMVNSIPMGRFGQPSEVADLITYLLSDKAAFITGSNFLVDGGQAI; translated from the coding sequence ATGTTTAAAGATAAAACAGTGCTCATAACAGGAGGCAACAGCGGTATTGGATATGCCACTGCAAAGCAAATGCAGGAAAGTGGCGCCAGGGTTATTATTACCGGCAGAAGAAAAGATGCCGTGGCACAGGCTGCATCTGCATTAAATGTGAATGGATTTGTTGCCGATCAATCCAGTCTCCCCGCGATCGAAAAGCTGGTCGCGGAAGTTGCTGCTCAATATGGTAGAATAGATTTATTACTCATCAATGCGGGGATTACCAAACTGGCGTCTATCGAATCAATGACGGAAGAGCTGTTTGATGAAATGATGAATGTGAATTTTAAGGGCGCCTATTTTACACTCAGCAGGTTTGCTCCCATTCTTAATGATGGCGCATCTGTGGTGTTATTATCCTCCACTTCGGCCATCATTTCTCCGCCGGGCGCGTCGGTGTATGCAGCCAGCAAGGCCGCCATTAACGCGGTGGTGAAGATCGCGGCGCTTGAACTGGCATCCCGGAAGATCCGGGTAAATGCGGTCAGTCCGGGCCCTGTTGCTACAGAGATCATGCAGAAAATCGAATTGAACAATGATATGGAAGCCCGGATGGTGAACAGCATTCCTATGGGACGTTTCGGCCAGCCATCCGAAGTAGCGGACCTCATCACCTATTTATTGAGCGATAAGGCCGCTTTTATCACTGGTTCAAATTTCCTGGTTGACGGCGGGCAGGCGATCTAA
- a CDS encoding IPT/TIG domain-containing protein, whose translation MQKLTTYLFAGLLLCLMGVIQACKKDKTAIVVPFEVKSYYPNSGAAGTLITITGTGFLDGKASVAFNGTEAELLSTTDSVVVVRAPEKGQSGAITLSNGTKSLTVGEYTYQKLSVQKIYPPNGPAGTQIRIIGAGFSSLKSPAEVLINGKSATVVSASDTTLVATVPDGVGSGPVTVKVDGMVSVGQPFQFQAVSGIKPASGGKGTRVTIKGEGFAALAANNVVDFNGTVAEVAEVAGDKLVVIVPEGVTSGPLAVTINGQKIVGPAFTVVPPPVIRLVSPLSGPAGAEMIIDGKDFSTVADENVVTINNIRAVVKSATAVRLTVILPLGMGKGPVLLSVNDQPVKGPEFTEQSLGIQKLEPSNGLAGVKVVITGTGFSVNPAENEVTFNGVVAQILSATETTLEVMTPANLTTGPVKVRRAALVAESPTTFNRAGMATVSNQMGSFIGALVVDNQGNVFVSNTRENYISKVTPAGDVSIFAGEPNSNGYVNGKGRNARFGSIYGLVLDENNNIYVSEVGAGGGTIRKITPQGDVTTVKSGLPNDIGSLTRDKKGNLYYTQLYKGVFRLYPDNVSENVFPRTAEDIRTAISSNNDLFIVGDKYEPTFYWRELNSAKLTWVGSSTGYQDGPASSALFGGTISSLLMDNEQNLLIADAHNYAVRKLELSTGQVSTAVKLSRGYADGSLDQAKMGLIADMAIDKEGSIYISDPNNRAIRKIVLK comes from the coding sequence ATGCAAAAGCTTACAACATATTTATTTGCGGGATTACTGTTATGCCTGATGGGCGTTATACAAGCCTGCAAAAAAGACAAGACAGCCATCGTGGTCCCGTTTGAGGTGAAGAGCTATTATCCTAACAGCGGCGCCGCCGGTACGCTGATCACCATTACCGGTACCGGTTTCCTGGATGGGAAAGCCAGTGTGGCTTTCAATGGCACCGAGGCAGAGCTGCTGAGCACTACTGACTCGGTAGTGGTGGTGCGTGCTCCTGAGAAAGGGCAAAGCGGCGCCATCACGCTTTCCAACGGGACCAAATCGCTGACTGTCGGGGAATATACCTATCAGAAATTAAGCGTACAGAAAATATATCCGCCTAACGGTCCCGCAGGTACGCAGATACGTATCATCGGAGCTGGCTTCAGCAGCCTGAAATCACCAGCGGAAGTATTGATCAATGGGAAAAGCGCTACCGTGGTAAGTGCCAGCGATACTACGCTGGTGGCTACTGTACCGGATGGTGTAGGCAGCGGCCCTGTAACGGTGAAAGTGGATGGCATGGTGTCTGTTGGTCAGCCTTTCCAGTTCCAGGCGGTCAGCGGTATTAAACCGGCCTCCGGTGGAAAGGGCACCCGTGTGACCATCAAGGGTGAAGGTTTTGCGGCGCTTGCTGCCAACAATGTGGTGGATTTCAACGGTACGGTGGCAGAAGTGGCCGAGGTAGCAGGTGACAAGCTGGTAGTCATTGTGCCGGAAGGCGTGACCAGTGGCCCGCTGGCAGTGACCATCAACGGACAGAAGATTGTCGGTCCGGCCTTTACGGTGGTGCCGCCTCCTGTTATCCGGCTGGTAAGCCCACTCAGTGGTCCCGCCGGTGCTGAAATGATCATCGATGGTAAGGACTTTAGCACGGTGGCAGATGAGAACGTAGTAACGATCAATAATATACGCGCAGTTGTCAAATCGGCTACGGCGGTCCGTCTTACGGTGATATTACCGCTCGGCATGGGCAAAGGGCCGGTGCTGCTCAGCGTGAATGATCAGCCGGTGAAGGGACCTGAATTTACAGAACAGAGCCTCGGTATCCAGAAGCTAGAGCCGTCCAATGGACTGGCTGGCGTCAAGGTGGTGATCACGGGCACCGGCTTCAGCGTGAACCCGGCGGAAAACGAAGTGACTTTCAATGGCGTAGTGGCGCAGATACTCAGCGCAACGGAAACAACGCTGGAAGTAATGACACCGGCCAACCTGACCACAGGTCCTGTAAAAGTGCGGAGAGCGGCGTTGGTAGCGGAAAGCCCAACTACGTTCAACCGTGCCGGTATGGCCACCGTCAGCAACCAGATGGGTTCCTTTATCGGCGCCCTTGTAGTGGACAATCAGGGAAATGTGTTTGTGTCCAATACCCGTGAAAACTATATATCCAAAGTGACGCCTGCCGGTGATGTGTCTATCTTTGCGGGCGAGCCTAACTCAAACGGCTATGTTAACGGTAAGGGCAGAAATGCCCGCTTTGGATCTATTTACGGTTTGGTACTGGATGAAAATAACAACATATATGTGTCGGAAGTAGGCGCCGGTGGCGGTACGATCCGTAAGATCACGCCGCAGGGCGATGTGACTACCGTGAAAAGTGGTTTGCCCAATGATATTGGTTCGCTGACGAGAGATAAAAAAGGCAATCTCTATTATACGCAGCTCTACAAAGGTGTTTTCCGGTTATATCCTGATAATGTATCGGAGAACGTATTTCCGCGTACAGCGGAGGATATACGGACCGCCATCAGCAGCAATAATGACCTGTTTATTGTAGGAGACAAATATGAGCCTACTTTCTACTGGCGGGAGCTTAACAGCGCGAAGCTGACATGGGTGGGTTCATCCACCGGCTACCAGGACGGGCCGGCATCTTCTGCCCTGTTTGGCGGTACTATCAGCTCATTGCTGATGGACAACGAACAAAACCTGCTGATCGCGGACGCGCACAACTATGCAGTGCGTAAGCTGGAACTGTCTACCGGCCAGGTCAGCACTGCTGTGAAACTGTCGAGAGGTTATGCAGATGGCAGCCTGGACCAGGCAAAGATGGGCCTCATCGCAGATATGGCCATTGATAAAGAAGGAAGTATTTATATCTCTGATCCTAACAACAGGGCTATCAGAAAGATTGTGCTTAAGTGA
- a CDS encoding fasciclin domain-containing protein: MKNKIYNIISGIAICGVLLGTSLVQTGCRKEMFMPEPEGTAVPYKDSISNDLQTYLKSSPYKLFYAAWQRSNMQKELEAMGSKASVTLLVVDDAAMKAAGLDETEINKRSPESLLEVVKYHMLRDKMEPMSVQPGQLSYHRTTLLSRTDLVERINRAGSAVSFTVPYTYRHYVAMAKDSQLIIDGKLCGNQKPVVVKNGIVWPVNRFLQKPEQHVLDILQGDPRFSLLVAINQLNNDAWFEVAMGSFERWSGLFLTAGEWDNNVIFNSYFAPTDDAFHQAGIFTVEQLQEINSRFTPEFVFDPFYGMTGLLPTDSVLDYHNWGRLLAPKTSTGESPVFKPTVFYSNDLDETLLSNYTISVSKPDLKPAPMPLAFIREGNTIKVKVRGAKTPAATVTTADINTLEGPLHIVDRLFIPDDFKVK, encoded by the coding sequence ATGAAAAATAAAATATACAACATCATAAGCGGGATAGCGATATGCGGGGTGCTACTGGGTACTTCGCTGGTGCAGACCGGTTGCCGGAAAGAAATGTTCATGCCGGAACCGGAAGGCACGGCCGTTCCCTATAAAGACAGCATCAGCAACGATCTTCAGACTTATCTGAAATCATCTCCCTATAAGCTTTTTTACGCTGCCTGGCAACGCAGCAACATGCAAAAAGAACTGGAAGCGATGGGCAGCAAAGCGTCCGTCACCCTGCTGGTGGTAGATGATGCAGCCATGAAGGCTGCGGGGCTGGATGAAACGGAGATCAATAAACGTAGCCCTGAATCACTGCTGGAAGTGGTGAAATACCATATGCTGCGCGACAAAATGGAGCCCATGAGCGTACAACCGGGGCAATTAAGTTATCACCGGACGACGCTGCTCTCCAGAACCGATTTAGTGGAAAGGATTAACCGCGCAGGAAGTGCCGTATCCTTTACGGTACCTTATACTTACCGGCACTACGTAGCCATGGCAAAAGACAGCCAGTTGATCATCGACGGAAAGCTGTGTGGGAACCAGAAACCGGTAGTGGTAAAGAATGGAATCGTTTGGCCGGTGAACCGTTTCCTGCAGAAACCGGAACAGCATGTACTGGACATACTGCAGGGTGATCCCCGGTTTTCTTTACTGGTAGCCATAAATCAGCTGAACAACGATGCCTGGTTTGAGGTGGCCATGGGCTCATTTGAGCGTTGGTCTGGTCTGTTCCTGACGGCGGGTGAATGGGACAACAACGTGATTTTTAACTCCTATTTCGCTCCTACCGATGACGCATTTCATCAGGCAGGCATCTTTACGGTGGAACAGCTCCAGGAAATAAACAGCCGCTTTACACCCGAATTTGTCTTTGATCCCTTCTATGGTATGACAGGCCTGCTTCCTACCGATAGTGTGCTGGATTATCATAACTGGGGAAGACTGTTGGCCCCCAAAACGTCAACGGGAGAATCACCTGTTTTCAAGCCCACCGTATTTTATTCCAATGACCTGGATGAAACGTTGCTCAGCAACTACACCATCAGCGTATCGAAGCCGGACCTGAAGCCTGCACCGATGCCATTAGCGTTTATCCGTGAAGGTAATACCATCAAGGTAAAGGTAAGGGGAGCTAAAACGCCGGCCGCTACAGTTACCACGGCGGATATCAATACCCTGGAAGGACCGTTGCATATCGTTGACCGGCTTTTTATACCGGATGATTTCAAGGTGAAATAA
- a CDS encoding SDR family NAD(P)-dependent oxidoreductase, translating to MEHTNYQGTLQNPLGSGFNAKSTTNEVIRGIDLKGKIAIVTGGNTGIGLETTKTLAAAGATVIVPARDTEKARKNLQGIANVEVAAMDLIQPDTVDAFAAAFLASGRPLHLLINNAGIMWVPLRRDGRGFESQLVTNYLSLFQLTARLWPALQKAGGARVVNLSSGGHQFGDFDFDDPNFLHREYETLLGYGQSKTAVNLFSLEMDNRAKASKVRVYAVNPGSIGGTELGREAPLELFQKMGFCDAEGNLLPEVAASLKTIPQGAATTVWCATSPLLNNIGGVYCEDGDVAALANVKSYSLDEANAKRLWTLSEEMTGITFNIQ from the coding sequence ATGGAACACACAAATTATCAGGGAACATTGCAAAACCCGCTGGGCTCAGGATTTAACGCGAAATCCACTACCAATGAAGTCATCAGGGGCATCGATCTTAAAGGCAAAATCGCCATTGTGACAGGAGGTAATACCGGTATTGGCCTGGAGACCACCAAAACGCTTGCCGCCGCAGGGGCGACAGTTATTGTGCCTGCCCGGGATACGGAGAAGGCAAGGAAAAATTTACAGGGTATTGCCAATGTGGAAGTGGCTGCCATGGACCTTATCCAGCCAGATACTGTAGACGCTTTTGCTGCCGCATTTCTCGCCTCCGGAAGGCCTTTACACCTGCTGATCAATAATGCAGGCATAATGTGGGTGCCGCTGCGCAGGGACGGTAGAGGTTTTGAGTCCCAGCTGGTGACCAATTACCTGTCACTGTTTCAGCTGACCGCAAGGTTATGGCCGGCATTGCAAAAAGCCGGTGGTGCGAGGGTAGTAAACCTGTCCTCCGGCGGTCACCAGTTTGGCGATTTCGATTTTGATGACCCTAATTTCCTGCACAGGGAATATGAAACACTGCTGGGATATGGGCAGTCCAAGACGGCTGTGAACCTGTTTTCCCTGGAAATGGACAACCGTGCCAAAGCGTCAAAGGTCAGGGTATACGCCGTCAATCCGGGCTCTATCGGTGGTACGGAATTGGGCCGTGAAGCACCGTTGGAACTGTTTCAAAAGATGGGCTTTTGCGATGCGGAAGGAAACCTGCTGCCCGAAGTGGCAGCTTCTTTAAAGACGATACCACAGGGCGCCGCTACTACGGTATGGTGCGCTACCAGTCCGTTGCTAAACAATATTGGCGGTGTGTATTGCGAAGATGGGGACGTGGCGGCATTGGCAAATGTAAAATCGTATTCACTGGATGAAGCCAATGCGAAGCGGTTATGGACATTGAGCGAAGAGATGACAGGTATCACCTTTAACATTCAATAA